The region TCACAAACAGCACAGTGACCAACACAGCAGCGCAGTGTCGAATCcaaagacaaaatgttaaaatccaATCAGAGCGTTACTTAAGTGGTCAAATCAGACGTTAACTCTGGACCCACATCTGAGTTTTAGCACAGTAAAAAACATGACCTGAGATAACATGTAAACCAGCTGCAGCTTCATCCTACACTCTGTGCTGCCCTCTGATGGCAGTTTGTTGATCTCTATCAGAAAATCTCATTACCCAAACTACAGCAGTCAAGTTTAACAGACTGTGATACTGGTTCAGGATCAGAAGGTTTACAGTCTGTTGAGACAACATAACCACTGAGGTATGTCAGGTATTCAGACTGAAAACCGCTCTGTGTGACAGAACCTGTGAGGTACAggagaaaagataaaatacaaGCAGGAATGTGAAGCTGTGTCAGTGTTCTTGAGTGTCTGGCGGGTTTGAGACTTACGGGGGTCTTTTGGGTGCATTGGGGTCTTTCCTCTTGCGGCCCCTCTTTCCGAAGCCCTTGGGTGGGACGTAGTCTCTCATCTCCCTGTTGTAACGCACCTTGTCGGCCTTGGCCATGTCCTCGAAACACTTCTTATCACTGGGAGACAAAGCCTGAAATCCCAACACAGAGACAACTGTCATGATACAGACAGCatatgacctctgaccttcacTGACTCCATCTCTGACTGATCTGTCAGACTGAGTGACTGTTTCAGCAGCTGGTGGGAGTCCACTCTGAGAAACAACAAGAAACTACAAGTGAACCTGTTAAACCAGCAGAAACTTCAATCAACTACACAGATGAGACATTGACATTGCAGTAAACCAGTTTTCTATCCCTCTCTTCATGTTGTTTTATCAATGTAAGTTAATTACAATAAAACCaaagcattaaaaacattaaaatatggtCTAACATTAAACTACCACATAATTCATCCAGAAGAACGATCAGTGCCGTGGTACCTGACGGGTGGGAACGCCAGTCTGTTCTCACTGGCTCAACCAAACCCTTTactttgaaatgtaattaaCTGCAGgagcagtgttttattttgaagtagcAGTGCTGTAACATGCAACTTCACAGTACAAGTAGCCTAATAGTGCCGGTGCTGTTGGTCATGTGACCCTCACCTTGTACACCTTTTAAGCTAAACTGAGTCTAAGACTGAGACGAGCCCACAGCATTCGCTACAAACTCAACAGCAGTCTGATACTGAATATATTACACTGTTTTACTGACAgtgaacagacaaaaacattttagagcttaaaatattgatgtttaaaaatgtatttccttttacttttcttcAATGCAGCCACTCTGTTCTTTTTAATAGCCTTAATAGATCGGAACGGCCCCTTTCTGATTATTTGACCACTGTTTAAAGTGTCTGCATAAACACCTGAACCACTTTTACAGAAGTCACAACAGCAGGCTTACTAGGTTGGACCTGTAACATTTCCTTATCACTTCCAACACAGATCAAGTCTGAATGGATGCATACTGATGGATAGGTACGGATAAGATTACGACTATCTACGCCTCTAGTCTTGCGTGTTAGATGTCAAACATTGCACATAACGCACCGTGGCTCTTTTTGCGTAACAGTCATGAAATGTCCAAATAAGAAAGATTAGTGGAAAAGTCTGAATGAGACAAAGCCGgcacttttttttacttgcactttctttgattttatttgtttgtaaatCTCATGTTAGTTTCTTAGCACCATCGTCCCATGAAAAATGGCTTTTCATTCAACTGGCTGTATGTTATATATTTAGCtagaatgacaaataaataaacctgaATCTGATTCCGTAAACGCTTGATGAAGAAGCAATGTCTGAAAAGGGCTAATTAGCtttaactgctgtgtttttaatgttgctgtGAAGCTCCGTCTGCACTATCTAAAGCTTCTTATTGTAGTTTTCATGTAGTGAATTAAACAGAGTGTTTAGCTCTGTCTCCTCACAGTATGAAGCTCCCGTTTGAATCCTGTGACAGACTGAAGGATGAAGTTGGTAGCTGTGTGGACTGATGTCCGAGGGAACATGGAACCAGTTAGAACTAATCTGTACATATTAGAGCTAATACATACAAAAGAATAACaatacaggaaagaaaattaCTAAGTTTAAAAGATGCTGACTTGTGTGCATTAgtaaaacatctttttaaataaatcatccGCATCCTTCACTGTATGAAACTGCTTGGGCTCTTTCTTCTGCGTCTACTCATGTCTTCTTTACTACAACCACatgttcacattttaaatgatactGTTCTAGAgggtttttaaaactgtgtttttacatttcattaacaaaaaagactgaaaacaggatATACTGTGAATCATTTATTCTGTTTGAGTAAGTAAAGCTCAGTATTACTGTATTTACCCTCTCTACTGTCTGTGTACTCACTTTACATTATTGACAAGCTATTAGCAGACAAACCGTGACATTTTCCCCCATCCTGAAGTTCCCAAATCTTGCATTAAGCTAAAAGTTAATTTGCTGTGCATTCAGAGTGTTTCCGCCTTTGGCAGTGTTTTTTCCGCATGTTTTGCAGACAGGGTGACTATCTTTGATCAAGTTCCACTCAGCACTCTtattaaactaaaatacaaCCACACTTCAGACAAAAATAACTAGAATGATcattcgattatcaaaatagatgttgattaatttccttttcatcaaatattcagttaactgattaattgctgCAACTCTGGAAGACTCTTTGGACAGCAGTAAGTggatgatttattcatttccttttatttatcttttacctaatataattattatatatgagCTACAGTCTCTGACCGACTAGCGACCCAGAGCTCTTAAGTGGATCGTTGCTCGGCGCCCTCTgatgaaacaaatataaactgCATGATGCCAGTCTGGATGCTTGTACTGTTTTCAAATTTAACATCACCTCTGCCCCACCGGTCAGTATACCAGTATCGATCACACAAACTCCTACTATGCACTGTGCGTTTGTCAGACTGGAGTTGTTGACTTTTAACACCAACATGGTGTCTGTTCTTTCAGGTTCATCGAGTTCCCTCTAAACATTAAGAAAACACAACCACCATGGTTTTACAAAAGGTTAAATCATAGCTGACGGGAAACTTTAAAAGGTGACCATATCATcttaattttacattaattttacatGCATCGTTAGtctcaattattttttcttatatataagatatatatataagatatatatatatatatatatatatatatatatatatatcttatatatattttttctttttcttatatatatatatatatatatatatatatatatatatatatatatatatatatatatatatatatatattttttatatttgacttGTACTGATTTATCAATGATAATATATTAGTAATATATAGATAATATATAGGTATAGGTGTTAGTTTGTTGAAAAGATGCCACAGgaatcctgtttttatttttatccagaCTTCATTATTGTTAATGGTTTTTATCTTCAGTCTgactgtttctctttctgcctgtctATCCACCTGTCCTTCTGTTCGTCTGCATCTCACTCTCCTACCTTCCATCTCTCAGAGCATTTCTTGGAGAACTCGGCGAAGTTGACCGACTGTTCAGGGTTTTTCTTCCGGTGCTCCTCTCGACACGTCTGGACGAAGAAGGCGTACGCCGACGTCTTCCCCTTCGGCTTGTTGACGTCTTTACGCATCATACTTGCGgcctgaaacagagagagagagcgaagcAGGAAGAGGGTAGAGAAAGACAggcacaaataaaaagaaaaggggaattATATTCAGCTTTAATATTACAGGTTAAATAGTTGATCAATGCCtctaaaaacaattttcatttcattacttattttttccatcatttcagTTCAAGATAAATTATGGTGTTACGGACCATAAACACATTCAATGGTGgacatttttatcacatttacTCAAAGggcaagtaaaagtacatttgaTTTTAGCTGCAACAGAccattattttcactatcagtCACACAGTCAATTATCACGTATCATTCATTAATCATTTGGCCTATCCATCTCAGTTTGCTAGGTGATATCttcaaatgcctttttttcccagaacccaaagatattcagtttattgtgatacacaacagaaaaaacaaaaaatctgacACACTGGAGAATCACACCAGAGAGtggatgacttttttttccactgataaaataaattaaacagcCCTGGGATGCagctaatgaatatttttattatatactAATCAGCTAATTATTTGgcctacaaaatgtcagaaaatactaaTAGCTGTCCT is a window of Xiphias gladius isolate SHS-SW01 ecotype Sanya breed wild chromosome 12, ASM1685928v1, whole genome shotgun sequence DNA encoding:
- the LOC120797412 gene encoding high mobility group protein B2-like; translation: MMRKDVNKPKGKTSAYAFFVQTCREEHRKKNPEQSVNFAEFSKKCSERWKALSPSDKKCFEDMAKADKVRYNREMRDYVPPKGFGKRGRKRKDPNAPKRPPSAFFVFCSEYRPSVKQQYPGLSIGDCAKKLGEMWSKLSQSEKQPYEEKAQKLREKYDRDMVAYRGGGTYARNPGSSAQGGEEEEDDEGEDEDEEEDDDE